The genomic interval CAGGGCGTGGACGTGAAATTCGCCATCCACCCCGTCGCCGGACGGATGCCCGGCCACATGAACGTGCTGCTGGCCGAGGCGGGCGTGCCCTACGATCTGATCCTCGACCTGGAAGAAATCAACGCCGAATTTCCGCTGACCGACGTGGCCCTGGTCATCGGCGCGAACGACGTCGTGAACCCCGTGGCGCGGCACGACAGGAGCAGCCCCATCTACGGCATGCCGATCCTGGACGCCGATAGGGCCCAGCAGGTCATCGTGAACAAACGCGGCAAAGGCGCCGGGTACAGCGGCATCGAAAACGAACTGTTCTTTCAGGAGAACACCGGCCTGCTGTACGGCAGTGCCCAGCAGGCCATCGCGGAAGTCATCACCAACATCAAGGCCCTGGGCTAAGGTGGGGCGCCACCGGGGCTCAAAGCAGAAACGTCTCCAGGTCTGAGGACACTGACCTGGAGATGTTTGGTGGGGGGACACGTTGACCCGCCCAGGCGCTCTAGCCTGCCGGTCATGAAGTGGCTGACTGCTGTTCTCCTCGCCATTGCCGCCGTGCTGGCTGGTCTGCTCGTGTACCGGAGTAGGGTTCCGCCTGCGCTGAGCGGTGGAACGGCCATTGACACTCCGGTCAGTCTACCCGCCCTGAAACTGGTGAACGATCACGGCAAGGCCACCACCCTGGCCGCGTCCGATGGGCGAATGAGGCTGGTGTTTTACGGGTTCGTGCACTGCCCGGACGTTTGCCCCACGACCCTGGCCAGCCTGAAGAACACTTACGAGGGCCTGACGCCCGAGCAGCAGAGCAAGGTGCGCGTGCAGTTCATTTCCGTCGACCCGGTCGTGGACACGCCCCAGCTGGTGCGCGAATACCTGAACCGCTTCGACCCGGCGTTCACGGGGCTGACCGGAACGAACGAGGCCGTCAACGCCGCGGCGAAAGCCATGTTCGTGGGCCTGGTGGATAACCGCCCGGCCACTGACCACAGCGGCCACGAGAGTCACGCCGCCGCCAGCCCGGACGCTGACCACGGCGATAAGGGCACCAGCGCGACCGAGGCGGCCCTCATCCACGGCGATCAGGTCAGCATCGTGACTGCAGACGGCAAATTTGTGCGTGTTTACAACAACACCGAGGCCCTCGACGGCACCCTGAAACACGACCTGCCCGCGCTTATCAGCAAGTACGGCAGTTGAGAAGCGGGGAAATGTGGTCGCGTTGCCTTAGCCGTTTGCCAGCATGCCGGGCGTGA from Deinococcus fonticola carries:
- a CDS encoding SCO family protein, which produces MKWLTAVLLAIAAVLAGLLVYRSRVPPALSGGTAIDTPVSLPALKLVNDHGKATTLAASDGRMRLVFYGFVHCPDVCPTTLASLKNTYEGLTPEQQSKVRVQFISVDPVVDTPQLVREYLNRFDPAFTGLTGTNEAVNAAAKAMFVGLVDNRPATDHSGHESHAAASPDADHGDKGTSATEAALIHGDQVSIVTADGKFVRVYNNTEALDGTLKHDLPALISKYGS